From Candidatus Electrothrix rattekaaiensis, one genomic window encodes:
- a CDS encoding DEAD/DEAH box helicase family protein, with the protein MSNFAFLPTEFRTIAESAIKAEGHIMGDPRAACFHARFTLEAIVHWLYRHDSSLHQPYARNLGALLYEATFQDLLPQPVLHKAQLIHKLGNAAVHNTRSVPSSDALQAVKDLHHFCHWLVRTYSPSAVLKTSGWRDDLVLPALDSKAVVPRKELETLESRLAAQNEKSLKQQQERDALDAEIQALREQLTALRVQSEQQTDPHDYSEAETRHALIDVDLHRAGWPLADPQDREYKVSNMPTSTSTSTGIGIGIGYADYVLWGDDGRPLAVVEAKKSTADPQAGQQQAKLYADCLEQMHGQRPLIFYTNGYSTWLWDDTSYPPRQVAGFYSKDELTRLILRRSRCTPLKQLKVKEEIAGRYYQIRAIRSIADQFTEARRKALLVMATGTGKTRTAIALVDLLQRAGWVKRALFLADRISLVRQACNAFKEHLPESSPVNLVTEKGTEGRVAVCTYPTMMGLINKTMNEGKGTAARQSCQSCFGVGHFDLIIIDEAHRSVYRKYGAIFRYFDALLVGLTATPREEVDKNTYDLFELEQGVPTDAYELAEGVKDGFLVPPRVAQVDMRFPGQGIDYDLLSAEEQAQWEDLDWGDDGEPDRFPDKVNAAAINNWLFNQDTVDKVLKYLMEHGHRVEGGDRLAKTIIFARNHQHAAFIEERFNANYRKYAGHFARVIDNTIKHAQNLIEEFEQQDKAPHIAISVDMLDTGIDVPAVANLVFFKPVFSKIKFWQMIGRGTRPCPDLFGPGQDKQDFRVLDFCFNFDFFQENPEGINAGDTAPLGTRLFQARVQLLSHIQSHPETDPDVQLATSLTDGLHREVKAMHRDNFIVRMHRQAVEQFQERTAWDRLSESDCMTLQREVAGLPSELASDNIKSRLFDLTALRMQLALIEGGSLERQRRRVMEIAQLLEEKRAVPAVAAQLAYLARVQEDGFWQGMTLAELEDLRLRFRELVPLLDKQERNLVYTDFQDQVLGVREEEPVYIPRMTGTQYEKKVTDYLRCHTNQLVIQRLKANEPLTALDLQGLENVLTEIGADEGKMLLSDLLKRNKTPSLAHFIRSLVGLDRAAAKTAFAQFLNDRSLTAPQIRFIELIIDQLTARGIMDAEALYNPPFTNLHSGGPEGIFAGKENLIKAVFTTLESLEPRVQGMIQERVG; encoded by the coding sequence ATGAGCAACTTCGCCTTCCTGCCTACCGAGTTCCGCACCATCGCCGAATCCGCAATCAAGGCGGAAGGCCACATCATGGGCGACCCGCGTGCTGCCTGCTTCCATGCCCGCTTCACCCTGGAAGCCATTGTCCACTGGCTCTATCGCCACGACAGCAGCCTTCACCAACCCTATGCCCGCAACCTGGGTGCCCTGCTCTATGAAGCAACCTTTCAGGATCTCCTGCCCCAGCCCGTGTTGCACAAGGCCCAGCTGATCCACAAGCTCGGCAATGCCGCTGTCCATAACACCCGGTCCGTGCCCAGCAGCGACGCGCTTCAGGCGGTCAAAGACCTCCACCATTTTTGCCACTGGCTGGTGCGGACCTACAGTCCTTCTGCTGTCCTGAAAACATCGGGTTGGCGTGATGATCTGGTGTTGCCAGCCTTGGACAGCAAAGCCGTGGTGCCGCGCAAGGAGCTGGAAACCCTGGAGAGCCGGTTAGCGGCCCAGAACGAAAAGAGCCTCAAGCAACAGCAGGAACGGGATGCCCTGGATGCGGAAATTCAGGCCCTGCGGGAACAGCTCACAGCTCTCCGGGTCCAGTCTGAGCAGCAAACCGATCCCCATGACTACTCCGAGGCCGAGACCCGGCATGCCCTGATCGACGTGGACCTGCACCGGGCTGGCTGGCCCCTGGCTGATCCCCAGGATCGGGAATACAAGGTCAGCAATATGCCCACTTCCACCAGCACCAGCACCGGTATCGGTATCGGCATTGGCTATGCCGATTATGTGCTCTGGGGTGATGACGGCAGGCCCCTGGCCGTGGTGGAGGCGAAAAAGAGCACCGCAGATCCCCAGGCAGGTCAGCAGCAGGCCAAGCTCTATGCGGACTGCCTGGAGCAGATGCATGGTCAACGCCCGCTCATCTTCTACACCAACGGCTACAGCACTTGGCTCTGGGACGATACCAGCTATCCGCCCCGGCAGGTGGCTGGCTTTTACTCCAAGGACGAGCTGACCCGCCTGATCCTCCGTCGTAGCCGCTGCACCCCCTTGAAGCAGCTCAAGGTCAAGGAGGAAATCGCAGGCCGCTATTACCAGATCCGGGCCATCCGCAGTATTGCCGACCAATTTACCGAGGCCCGCCGCAAGGCCCTGCTGGTCATGGCCACGGGCACCGGTAAGACCCGAACCGCTATCGCCCTGGTGGATCTCCTCCAACGGGCCGGGTGGGTGAAACGTGCCCTGTTTCTGGCGGATCGGATCTCCCTGGTCAGGCAGGCCTGCAATGCCTTTAAGGAGCATCTGCCCGAATCCAGCCCGGTTAATCTGGTTACGGAAAAGGGCACTGAGGGCCGGGTGGCGGTCTGCACTTACCCCACCATGATGGGTCTGATAAATAAAACCATGAACGAGGGCAAGGGGACAGCGGCCCGCCAATCTTGTCAATCCTGTTTTGGAGTGGGTCATTTTGACCTGATCATCATTGACGAGGCCCACCGCTCCGTGTACCGGAAATACGGGGCTATCTTCCGTTATTTCGACGCCCTGTTGGTCGGCCTGACCGCCACCCCCCGTGAAGAGGTGGACAAGAACACCTATGATCTCTTTGAGCTGGAACAGGGCGTGCCCACCGATGCCTATGAGCTGGCCGAGGGCGTCAAAGACGGCTTCCTGGTGCCGCCCCGGGTGGCCCAGGTGGATATGCGCTTTCCCGGCCAAGGTATTGATTATGATTTGCTCAGCGCTGAGGAACAGGCCCAATGGGAAGACTTGGACTGGGGTGATGATGGGGAGCCGGATCGCTTCCCGGACAAGGTTAACGCCGCTGCCATCAATAACTGGCTCTTTAACCAGGACACAGTGGACAAGGTGCTCAAGTATCTTATGGAGCATGGACATCGGGTGGAAGGCGGGGACCGGCTGGCCAAGACCATTATCTTTGCCCGCAACCACCAGCACGCTGCCTTTATTGAGGAACGTTTTAATGCCAATTATCGAAAGTATGCTGGCCATTTTGCTCGGGTGATTGATAATACCATCAAGCATGCCCAGAACCTGATTGAGGAATTTGAGCAACAGGATAAGGCACCCCATATCGCCATCTCCGTGGACATGCTGGACACCGGCATTGATGTGCCTGCGGTGGCCAATCTGGTCTTTTTTAAACCGGTCTTTTCCAAGATCAAATTCTGGCAGATGATCGGGCGGGGCACCCGACCCTGCCCGGATCTCTTTGGTCCTGGTCAGGATAAGCAGGACTTCCGGGTCCTTGATTTCTGCTTTAATTTTGATTTTTTTCAGGAAAATCCAGAGGGCATCAATGCCGGGGATACGGCCCCGCTGGGTACTCGCCTTTTTCAGGCACGGGTTCAGTTGCTCAGTCATATTCAGTCCCACCCTGAAACCGATCCAGATGTTCAGCTGGCAACGAGCCTGACAGATGGCCTGCACCGGGAGGTCAAGGCCATGCACCGGGATAACTTCATTGTTCGCATGCATAGGCAGGCAGTGGAGCAGTTTCAGGAGCGCACAGCCTGGGACCGGCTCAGCGAGAGCGATTGCATGACCCTGCAACGGGAGGTGGCAGGCCTGCCCAGCGAGCTTGCCAGCGACAATATCAAGTCCCGGCTCTTTGACCTCACGGCCCTGCGCATGCAGCTGGCCCTGATCGAGGGTGGCAGCCTTGAGCGTCAGCGTAGGCGGGTCATGGAGATAGCCCAGCTGCTGGAAGAGAAACGGGCTGTCCCGGCAGTAGCGGCCCAGCTGGCCTATCTTGCTAGGGTTCAGGAAGATGGCTTTTGGCAAGGGATGACCCTGGCCGAGCTGGAGGATCTCCGCCTGCGCTTCCGGGAGCTGGTGCCCTTGCTGGACAAGCAGGAGCGCAATCTGGTGTACACGGATTTTCAGGACCAGGTCCTGGGGGTCCGGGAAGAGGAGCCGGTCTATATCCCCAGGATGACCGGGACCCAGTATGAAAAAAAGGTCACGGACTATTTGCGCTGCCATACAAACCAGCTGGTCATCCAACGCCTCAAGGCCAACGAGCCGCTCACGGCCCTGGATTTGCAGGGCCTGGAAAACGTCCTCACCGAGATCGGGGCCGACGAGGGCAAGATGCTCCTCTCTGACCTGCTCAAGCGGAACAAAACACCCTCCCTAGCCCATTTTATCCGCTCCCTGGTGGGCTTGGATCGAGCAGCAGCCAAGACCGCCTTTGCCCAATTCCTCAACGACCGCAGCCTGACTGCCCCGCAGATCCGCTTTATCGAGCTGATTATTGACCAGCTCACAGCCCGAGGCATCATGGATGCTGAGGCCCTGTATAATCCGCCCTTTACCAATCTTCATTCCGGCGGCCCGGAAGGGATTTTTGCTGGCAAAGAAAACCTGATTAAAGCGGTGTTCACCACCTTGGAATCCCTGGAACCCAGGGTTCAGGGTATGATTCAGGAGAGGGTTGGATGA
- a CDS encoding restriction endonuclease subunit S — protein sequence MIIARCFNIGYERGKDEGNIQMRLYPSSLFTHATLKDCGEIVTGSTPSKSNAEFWGGKVPFVTPVQLGFRDPITTANEFVTMDGAERGRMLPKDAVLVCCIGSLGKTGVAGVPLITNQQINAIIFDPNQVEARYGYYAACKLTHLLEHFAPSTTVKIVKKSSFAKMEIPLPSLAEQKRIAKILDAADAMRAKRREALAQLDTFLQSTFLDMFGDPITNPMGWNVTLVEDEVHFLTSGSRGWAKYYADSGDVFIRIQNLKNGKLDLSDIAYVNTPESAEAKRTKVEPGDVLLSITADLGRTAVIPNDIGKAHINQHLAILRFKELNPVFVSYQLASHGGQSQFVRLNREGVKAGLNFNDVRRIQLTKPPLPLQHRFATIVKSVEQQKSRMKTHLAELDTLFEALQQRAFNGDL from the coding sequence ATGATAATAGCCCGATGTTTTAACATTGGGTACGAAAGAGGAAAAGATGAAGGAAATATTCAAATGAGACTTTACCCCTCATCACTATTTACCCATGCAACGCTTAAAGATTGCGGAGAAATAGTTACAGGTTCAACTCCCTCAAAGTCCAACGCTGAGTTTTGGGGCGGCAAAGTGCCGTTTGTCACACCAGTTCAACTCGGGTTTCGTGATCCAATCACAACTGCTAATGAATTCGTTACGATGGATGGCGCAGAACGTGGTAGAATGCTGCCCAAAGACGCAGTTCTTGTTTGCTGTATCGGCTCACTCGGCAAGACAGGTGTTGCCGGAGTTCCACTCATAACCAATCAGCAGATCAACGCAATAATCTTTGATCCTAACCAAGTTGAAGCACGGTACGGCTACTACGCTGCCTGTAAATTGACGCACTTACTTGAACATTTCGCACCGTCGACAACCGTCAAAATTGTCAAAAAGAGTTCTTTTGCTAAGATGGAAATCCCCCTCCCATCCTTAGCCGAGCAAAAGCGCATCGCAAAAATCCTGGACGCGGCAGATGCCATGCGAGCCAAGCGCCGCGAGGCCCTCGCCCAGCTCGACACCTTCCTGCAATCCACCTTTCTGGATATGTTCGGTGACCCGATCACCAATCCGATGGGATGGAACGTGACACTCGTTGAGGATGAGGTGCATTTTTTAACGAGCGGCTCTCGGGGATGGGCAAAATACTATGCTGATTCAGGAGATGTATTCATTAGAATTCAAAATCTCAAAAACGGTAAGCTTGATCTCAGTGACATTGCTTACGTGAACACTCCAGAATCGGCGGAGGCAAAACGTACCAAGGTCGAGCCCGGCGACGTACTTCTAAGCATCACGGCGGATTTAGGTCGAACTGCTGTTATTCCCAATGATATTGGGAAGGCTCACATCAACCAACACTTGGCAATTTTACGATTTAAGGAATTAAATCCGGTGTTCGTTAGTTATCAACTGGCATCACATGGCGGACAATCGCAGTTCGTTCGGCTGAATCGAGAGGGCGTTAAGGCCGGGTTAAATTTCAATGATGTAAGAAGGATACAATTAACCAAGCCACCCCTCCCTCTCCAACACCGCTTCGCCACCATAGTAAAATCCGTAGAACAACAAAAGTCCCGGATGAAAACCCACCTGGCCGAACTGGACACCCTGTTCGAAGCCCTCCAGCAACGCGCCTTCAACGGAGACCTCTAA